One part of the Phragmites australis chromosome 3, lpPhrAust1.1, whole genome shotgun sequence genome encodes these proteins:
- the LOC133912677 gene encoding probable small nuclear ribonucleoprotein G, translated as MSRSGQPPDLKKYMDKKLQIKLNANRVVIGTLRGFDQFMNLVVDNTVEVNGNDKTDIGMVVIRGNSVVMIEALEPVAKSQ; from the exons ATGAGCCGGTCGGGGCAGCCTCCGGATCTCAAGAA GTACATGGACAAGAAGCTTCAGA TCAAGCTGAATGCGAACCGTGTTGTTATTGGCACACTCCGAGGATTTGATCAGTTCATGAATCTGGTGGTGGACAACACTGTGGAGGTCAACGGAAATGACAAGACTGATATTGGAATGGTG GTTATCAGGGGAAACAGTGTTGTCATGATCGAGGCGCTGGAGCCTGTTGCCAAGTCGCAATGA
- the LOC133912678 gene encoding uncharacterized protein LOC133912678 isoform X1 — protein MVQPGPTGLSRLGPRAENRAALLGPLHPPGFPSKVSHSHTVAIVIHPRPPAPPNPPRLACLARAATTGPRTPPRVRPLSLSSSSPSLLVSSSVMASRGGHSGFVDSFRYGTKRHDSNKENTSQQGLNFTRIQKERQTEWARPGRVFNRNSNRGGYTRSSLPGPTQEFRIVKDNRTKQKDDGEAVPEAMNGNKQAVSSVKSSTEKLAAQHCLVDRNDTGCGETQADNGIKIAVRAHDKEVKSSGVRKLEQFEGMQTTFVGSHAVLEKGELNRVVTVASGKNKFAGELCCSSSDPIHVPSPGSKSAGTLGAIKREVGAVGARQQPSDSAATGTSTSNSLVKGTSGLKDNTSNDQQSGFPIVSLKNARFNSPVSLSSRPFPSSQYHSKPQNHVNRTKVNPHLEWKPKSISPSAINHEVNVAPSGAPSPVDGNQVEVACLSKKLSRANLSKDEHVIIPEHIRVPDSKKTHLIFGSFESKVDPKSSVAASHTVVTKEDMTDHSPSSLTALNSIISTDIVSPNDQTDHVGSHDPLPQSYSVVSASEHHRLLTEDMEVPSPGVICEFGTNEMISNKVTHSSPQFQHQDSPAMQNFKEYEPDSRYGMQYITKVVDGETAQTVVYPSEVMGLHPANVNQYPVSAATQQPVPQIYPQQFQVPQYPNFLPFRHVFSPNYAPPMVVPNYSSNPAFPQLPHASSYMVMPNGTSQLAANGMKYGPSHQYKQVFTGTPAGYGGYANHNSYPVSTGVIGNTGNVEDANMSKYRDNNLYAPNLQTETADVWVQAHREIPNMPLAPFYNLMGQPVSPHAAYLPPHNGHAAFSPATPHPAHLQYPGFPHTLQQTSMTMVQNPQAIVHRPAAPPLAGNLGLDMAAMAPGSQVGAFQQNQLGHLGWAPSPTF, from the exons ATGGTACAACCGGGCCCAACTGGCTTGAGCCGTCTGGGTCCACGGGCCGAGAATCGGGCCGCCCTACTCGGCCCGTTACACCCTCCGGGCTTCCCCTCAAAAGTCTCGCACTCGCACACCGTCGCCATCGTCATCCATCCccgcccgcccgcgccgccgaaCCCTCCTCGCCTCGCTTGCCTTGCCCGCGCCGCCACCACCGGACCACGCACGCCGCCTCGAGTTCGCCCCTTGTCGCTCTCGTCATCGTCCCCCAGTCTCCTCGTCTCCTCTTCTGTAATGGCGTCGAGGGGAGGCCACTCCGGGTTTGTCG ATTCTTTTCGTTATGGCACAAAGAGACACGACAGCAATAAAGAG AACACAAGTCAGCAAGGATTGAATTTTACCAGGATACAAAAAGAAAGGCAAACAGAATGGGCAAGACCTGGAAGAGTCTTTAATAGAAACAGTAATAGAGGAGGCTACACTCGAAGTTCATTGCCTG GACCCACACAGGAATTTCGTATTGTGAAAGACAACAGAACTAAGCAAAAAGATGATGGTGAGGCTGTACCAGAAGCAATGAATGGCAACAAACAGGCTGTTTCAAGTGTTAAAAG CTCAACTGAAAAGCTGGCTGCACAACACTGCTTGGTTGATCGAAATGATACTGGATGTGGAGAAACACAAGCTGACAATGGAATCAAAATTGCTGTTCGAGCCCATGATAAAGAAGTCAAGTCTTCTGGTGTCAGAAAGTTGGAGCAATTTGAAGGAATGCAAACAACATTTGTTGGTTCTCATGCAGTTCTAGAAAAGGGTGAACTAAACAGAGTGGTTACTGTGGCATCAGGGAAAAATAAATTTGCTGGTGAACTTTGCTGTTCTTCATCAGATCCAATCCATGTACCCTCTCCTGGTTCTAAATCAGCTGGAACTCTTGGAGCCATAAAGCGTGAAGTTGGAGCAGTTGGTGCTAGGCAACAGCCTTCTGATAGTGCAGCAACAGGCACATCTACTTCAAACAGCTTAGTCAAAGGGACATCAGGATTGAAGGATAATACTTCAAATGACCAACAATCTGGATTTCCTATTGTCTCTTTGAAAAACGCCCGTTTTAATTCGCCTGTATCCTTGAGCAGTAGGCCATTTCCTTCAAGTCAATACCATTCTAAGCCGCAGAACCATGTTAATCGTACAAAAG TTAACCCGCATCTGGAGTGGAAACCCAAATCAATAAGCCCCAGCGCTATCAATCATGAAGTAAATGTTGCACCATCCGGTGCTCCATCACCTGTTGATGGTAATCAGGTGGAAGTGGCTTGCTTGTCTAAGAAGCTTTCAAGAGCTAATTTATCCAAAGATGAACATGTCATAATACCTGAGCACATCAGGGTACCAGACTCCAAAAAAACTCATCTCATCTTTGGTTCATTTGAATCTAAAGTTGACCCGAAGTCTTCTGTGGCAGCCTCTCATACTGTTGTGACTAAAGAAGACATGACTGATCATTCTCCTTCAAG TCTGACAGCATTGAATTCCATCATATCAACTGATATTGTGTCTCCTAATGACCAGACAGATCATGTTGGTTCTCACGACCCACTTCCACAATCATATTCTGTTGTTTCAGCTTCTGAACATCATCGGTTGTTGACTGAGGACATGGAGGTTCCGAGTCCTGGTGTTATTTGCGAGTTTGGGACAAATGAGATGATTTCAAACAAGGTCACACATTCTTCACCTCAATTTCAACATCAGGATAGTCCGGCTATGCAGAACTTTAAG GAATATGAACCTGATTCTAGATACGGGATGCAGTATATTACTAAAGTTGTTGATGGTGAAACAGCCCAAACAGTAGTTTATCCATCTGAG GTCATGGGCTTACATCCTGCAAATGTCAATCAGTATCCTGTATCTGCAGCTACTCAACAACCAGTACCCCAGATCTATCCCCAACAATTTCAAGTACCACAGTATCCAAACTTCTTGCCGTTTCGGCATGTTTTTTCTCCAAATTATGCACCTCCGATGGTTGTCCCAAACTATTCAAGCAATCCTGCATTTCCTCAGTTACCACATGCCAGTAGCTATATGGTAATGCCAAATGGAACCTCGCAGCTAGCAGCCAATGGCATGAAATATGGACCATCCCATCAGTATAAGCAAGTGTTTACAGGAACCCCTGCTGGATATGGTGGTTATGCAAATCATAACAGCTACCCTGTCAGTACCGGTGTAATTGGCAACACAGGTAATGTTGAGGATGCCAATATGAGTAAATATAGGGACAACAATCTCTATGCACCCAACCTGCAG ACTGAAACAGCAGATGTGTGGGTTCAGGCTCATAGGGAGATCCCCAATATGCCATTAGCACCGTTCTACAACTTGATGGGACAACCAGTGTCACCCCATGCAGCATACTTGCCACCACACAATGGTCATGCTGCTTTCAGTCCAGCTACTCCCCATCCTGCTCACTTGCAGTACCCGGGTTTTCCCCACACACTGCAGCAGACATCAATGACCATGGTGCAGAACCCACAGGCCATAGTACATCGGCCAGCTGCGCCACCATTGGCAGGAAATCTCGGCCTTGATATGGCAGCCATGGCTCCTGGAAGTCAGGTTGGAGCATTTCAGCAGAACCAGCTTGGCCATCTCGGTTGGGCTCCATCTCCAACATTTTGA
- the LOC133912678 gene encoding uncharacterized protein LOC133912678 isoform X2 → MQQGPTQEFRIVKDNRTKQKDDGEAVPEAMNGNKQAVSSVKSSTEKLAAQHCLVDRNDTGCGETQADNGIKIAVRAHDKEVKSSGVRKLEQFEGMQTTFVGSHAVLEKGELNRVVTVASGKNKFAGELCCSSSDPIHVPSPGSKSAGTLGAIKREVGAVGARQQPSDSAATGTSTSNSLVKGTSGLKDNTSNDQQSGFPIVSLKNARFNSPVSLSSRPFPSSQYHSKPQNHVNRTKVNPHLEWKPKSISPSAINHEVNVAPSGAPSPVDGNQVEVACLSKKLSRANLSKDEHVIIPEHIRVPDSKKTHLIFGSFESKVDPKSSVAASHTVVTKEDMTDHSPSSLTALNSIISTDIVSPNDQTDHVGSHDPLPQSYSVVSASEHHRLLTEDMEVPSPGVICEFGTNEMISNKVTHSSPQFQHQDSPAMQNFKEYEPDSRYGMQYITKVVDGETAQTVVYPSEVMGLHPANVNQYPVSAATQQPVPQIYPQQFQVPQYPNFLPFRHVFSPNYAPPMVVPNYSSNPAFPQLPHASSYMVMPNGTSQLAANGMKYGPSHQYKQVFTGTPAGYGGYANHNSYPVSTGVIGNTGNVEDANMSKYRDNNLYAPNLQTETADVWVQAHREIPNMPLAPFYNLMGQPVSPHAAYLPPHNGHAAFSPATPHPAHLQYPGFPHTLQQTSMTMVQNPQAIVHRPAAPPLAGNLGLDMAAMAPGSQVGAFQQNQLGHLGWAPSPTF, encoded by the exons ATGCAACAGG GACCCACACAGGAATTTCGTATTGTGAAAGACAACAGAACTAAGCAAAAAGATGATGGTGAGGCTGTACCAGAAGCAATGAATGGCAACAAACAGGCTGTTTCAAGTGTTAAAAG CTCAACTGAAAAGCTGGCTGCACAACACTGCTTGGTTGATCGAAATGATACTGGATGTGGAGAAACACAAGCTGACAATGGAATCAAAATTGCTGTTCGAGCCCATGATAAAGAAGTCAAGTCTTCTGGTGTCAGAAAGTTGGAGCAATTTGAAGGAATGCAAACAACATTTGTTGGTTCTCATGCAGTTCTAGAAAAGGGTGAACTAAACAGAGTGGTTACTGTGGCATCAGGGAAAAATAAATTTGCTGGTGAACTTTGCTGTTCTTCATCAGATCCAATCCATGTACCCTCTCCTGGTTCTAAATCAGCTGGAACTCTTGGAGCCATAAAGCGTGAAGTTGGAGCAGTTGGTGCTAGGCAACAGCCTTCTGATAGTGCAGCAACAGGCACATCTACTTCAAACAGCTTAGTCAAAGGGACATCAGGATTGAAGGATAATACTTCAAATGACCAACAATCTGGATTTCCTATTGTCTCTTTGAAAAACGCCCGTTTTAATTCGCCTGTATCCTTGAGCAGTAGGCCATTTCCTTCAAGTCAATACCATTCTAAGCCGCAGAACCATGTTAATCGTACAAAAG TTAACCCGCATCTGGAGTGGAAACCCAAATCAATAAGCCCCAGCGCTATCAATCATGAAGTAAATGTTGCACCATCCGGTGCTCCATCACCTGTTGATGGTAATCAGGTGGAAGTGGCTTGCTTGTCTAAGAAGCTTTCAAGAGCTAATTTATCCAAAGATGAACATGTCATAATACCTGAGCACATCAGGGTACCAGACTCCAAAAAAACTCATCTCATCTTTGGTTCATTTGAATCTAAAGTTGACCCGAAGTCTTCTGTGGCAGCCTCTCATACTGTTGTGACTAAAGAAGACATGACTGATCATTCTCCTTCAAG TCTGACAGCATTGAATTCCATCATATCAACTGATATTGTGTCTCCTAATGACCAGACAGATCATGTTGGTTCTCACGACCCACTTCCACAATCATATTCTGTTGTTTCAGCTTCTGAACATCATCGGTTGTTGACTGAGGACATGGAGGTTCCGAGTCCTGGTGTTATTTGCGAGTTTGGGACAAATGAGATGATTTCAAACAAGGTCACACATTCTTCACCTCAATTTCAACATCAGGATAGTCCGGCTATGCAGAACTTTAAG GAATATGAACCTGATTCTAGATACGGGATGCAGTATATTACTAAAGTTGTTGATGGTGAAACAGCCCAAACAGTAGTTTATCCATCTGAG GTCATGGGCTTACATCCTGCAAATGTCAATCAGTATCCTGTATCTGCAGCTACTCAACAACCAGTACCCCAGATCTATCCCCAACAATTTCAAGTACCACAGTATCCAAACTTCTTGCCGTTTCGGCATGTTTTTTCTCCAAATTATGCACCTCCGATGGTTGTCCCAAACTATTCAAGCAATCCTGCATTTCCTCAGTTACCACATGCCAGTAGCTATATGGTAATGCCAAATGGAACCTCGCAGCTAGCAGCCAATGGCATGAAATATGGACCATCCCATCAGTATAAGCAAGTGTTTACAGGAACCCCTGCTGGATATGGTGGTTATGCAAATCATAACAGCTACCCTGTCAGTACCGGTGTAATTGGCAACACAGGTAATGTTGAGGATGCCAATATGAGTAAATATAGGGACAACAATCTCTATGCACCCAACCTGCAG ACTGAAACAGCAGATGTGTGGGTTCAGGCTCATAGGGAGATCCCCAATATGCCATTAGCACCGTTCTACAACTTGATGGGACAACCAGTGTCACCCCATGCAGCATACTTGCCACCACACAATGGTCATGCTGCTTTCAGTCCAGCTACTCCCCATCCTGCTCACTTGCAGTACCCGGGTTTTCCCCACACACTGCAGCAGACATCAATGACCATGGTGCAGAACCCACAGGCCATAGTACATCGGCCAGCTGCGCCACCATTGGCAGGAAATCTCGGCCTTGATATGGCAGCCATGGCTCCTGGAAGTCAGGTTGGAGCATTTCAGCAGAACCAGCTTGGCCATCTCGGTTGGGCTCCATCTCCAACATTTTGA